Proteins encoded in a region of the Natronorubrum halophilum genome:
- a CDS encoding amidohydrolase family protein, with protein MYQHDGEDIFVIDGHVHLWDATEENIIHDGGEQFIQCFYDYHTTFTPAERQWSMDEYREYGAERMIDDLFSTAAVDMAIFQPTYLTDFYDEGFNTTEQNAELADEYPDRFVLNGSFDPRDADPGIEYLEELHETYDIPGVKLYTAEWRGDSKGWRLDDEDAFRFLEKCADLGIDTVHVHKGPTIRPLNRDAFDVKDVDDAASSFPDLNFVVEHVGLPRLDDFCWIAAQEPNVYGGLAVAAPFAQNRPGKFSEILSELLWWLGEDRVLFGSDYAIWNPDWLVEAVLEAELTQEDRTEYGVEWDVETKKKVMGENAAELYDIDIEAKRRAFRDDQITDRFDLGEHYAGEESATADD; from the coding sequence ATGTATCAGCACGACGGCGAGGACATCTTCGTCATCGACGGCCACGTTCACCTGTGGGACGCGACCGAGGAGAACATCATCCACGACGGCGGGGAACAGTTTATCCAGTGTTTCTACGATTATCACACGACGTTCACGCCAGCGGAGCGCCAGTGGAGCATGGACGAGTATCGGGAGTACGGCGCCGAGCGGATGATCGACGACCTGTTCTCGACCGCCGCCGTCGATATGGCAATCTTCCAGCCCACGTACCTCACCGACTTCTACGACGAGGGGTTCAACACGACCGAACAGAACGCCGAGTTGGCCGACGAGTATCCGGACCGGTTCGTCCTCAACGGCTCGTTCGATCCTCGAGACGCCGACCCGGGAATCGAGTACCTCGAGGAACTCCACGAGACGTACGACATCCCGGGCGTGAAACTCTACACCGCCGAGTGGCGCGGCGACTCGAAGGGGTGGCGACTCGACGACGAGGACGCGTTCCGCTTCCTAGAGAAGTGCGCCGATCTCGGTATCGACACCGTCCACGTCCACAAGGGGCCGACGATCCGGCCGCTGAACCGCGACGCCTTCGACGTGAAGGACGTCGATGACGCGGCCTCGTCGTTTCCCGATCTCAACTTCGTCGTCGAACACGTCGGTCTGCCTCGTCTCGACGACTTCTGCTGGATCGCCGCGCAGGAACCGAACGTCTACGGCGGGCTCGCGGTCGCCGCGCCGTTCGCCCAGAACCGGCCGGGTAAGTTCTCGGAGATCCTGTCCGAACTCCTCTGGTGGCTCGGCGAGGACCGCGTGCTCTTCGGTTCGGACTACGCGATCTGGAATCCCGACTGGCTCGTCGAGGCGGTTCTCGAAGCCGAACTCACTCAGGAGGATCGCACGGAGTACGGCGTCGAATGGGACGTCGAAACGAAAAAGAAGGTGATGGGCGAGAACGCCGCCGAACTCTACGATATCGACATCGAGGCAAAGCGACGGGCGTTTCGGGACGACCAGATCACCGACCGGTTCGATCTCGGAGAACACTACGCGGGTGAGGAATCCGCGACGGCGGACGACTGA
- a CDS encoding iron-sulfur cluster assembly protein, whose translation MTADRSDGPTRAAVRDRLDRVTDPELDRSIVDLEYIDAIEIDGERASVAFTLPTAWCSPAFAWMMAVDARDAVESLPSIETAWITLCEHMHDDEINRGVNERLSFGAAFPDADGDIEAVRAELDEKARVARQYDAVETLLDAGLGAGVLVELRPRDLDGIDLARAVDDQPTATEAEADPVDGLSIYVRDRSFAVTVPAEPIERYLEKARETGLVSEPDEILFRTPEGDPIDAESFDLVHRRGRLARVNMSSQGGICDGLRESRDGRREEAADD comes from the coding sequence ATGACCGCAGATCGTTCCGACGGCCCGACTCGAGCGGCCGTTCGCGATCGGCTGGATCGGGTCACCGATCCGGAACTCGACCGTTCGATCGTCGACCTCGAGTACATCGATGCGATCGAGATCGACGGCGAACGCGCCAGCGTCGCGTTCACGCTGCCGACGGCGTGGTGCTCGCCGGCGTTCGCCTGGATGATGGCGGTCGACGCTCGCGACGCAGTCGAATCGCTGCCGTCGATCGAGACGGCCTGGATTACGCTTTGCGAGCACATGCACGACGACGAGATCAATCGCGGCGTGAACGAACGACTGTCCTTCGGTGCGGCGTTTCCGGATGCTGACGGCGACATCGAGGCAGTTCGTGCGGAACTAGACGAGAAAGCGCGCGTTGCACGGCAGTACGACGCCGTCGAGACGCTACTGGACGCCGGACTCGGGGCGGGTGTCCTCGTCGAACTTCGGCCTCGGGATCTCGACGGTATCGACCTCGCTCGAGCCGTCGACGATCAGCCGACCGCCACCGAGGCGGAAGCCGATCCGGTCGACGGACTCTCCATCTACGTTCGCGATCGCTCGTTTGCCGTCACCGTCCCTGCGGAACCGATCGAACGCTACCTCGAGAAGGCTCGTGAGACAGGCCTCGTCTCGGAACCGGACGAGATCCTGTTCCGAACTCCCGAGGGCGACCCGATCGACGCCGAGTCGTTCGACCTCGTCCATCGGCGTGGACGACTCGCACGGGTCAATATGTCGAGCCAGGGCGGAATCTGCGACGGCCTTCGGGAATCCAGAGACGGTCGCCGCGAGGAAGCCGCGGACGACTGA
- the cgi121 gene encoding KEOPS complex subunit Cgi121 has protein sequence MRVLECTLAIDDLDAFVARIGEIGDRHETTIQAFDARYVADRTHLERSVELADRAIARGENVARDRAVEILLYAAGRRQIDRALEMGVSEGETQAVILVTDVSTGNEGVRDDAETATLEELAELDAVVATGPTLERQNEATLCAFFEITDAERGATDASLAALVHERVALLNVEK, from the coding sequence ATGCGGGTACTCGAGTGTACGCTCGCGATCGACGATCTGGACGCGTTCGTCGCCCGAATCGGCGAGATCGGCGACCGCCACGAGACGACGATCCAGGCGTTCGATGCCCGATACGTCGCCGATCGCACCCACCTCGAGCGGAGCGTCGAACTGGCCGACCGCGCCATCGCCCGCGGCGAGAACGTCGCTCGGGACCGCGCCGTCGAAATCCTGCTGTACGCCGCCGGTCGCCGACAGATCGATCGCGCCCTCGAGATGGGCGTCAGTGAGGGCGAAACTCAGGCCGTGATCCTTGTTACCGATGTCTCCACCGGAAACGAGGGGGTTCGAGACGACGCCGAGACAGCTACGCTCGAGGAACTCGCGGAACTGGACGCCGTCGTTGCGACCGGGCCGACGCTCGAGCGCCAGAACGAGGCGACGCTGTGTGCGTTCTTCGAGATCACCGACGCCGAACGCGGGGCGACCGACGCCTCGCTCGCCGCGCTGGTCCACGAGCGCGTCGCGCTGCTCAACGTCGAGAAGTAG
- a CDS encoding ATP-dependent DNA helicase, whose protein sequence is MNIEELSGLPAGAREHFRNEGIEELYPPQAEAVERGATDGENLVAAVPTASGKTMIAALSMLSAVERGGKALYIVPLRALASEKKAEFEAYEEFGATTGVTTGNYESTSEWLATKDIIVATSEKVDSLVRNGANWLSDLTCVVSDEVHLIDDRNRGPTLEVTLAKLRKLNPGMQVVALSATVGNADEIADWLDASLVDTDWRPIDLQMGVHYGNALNFDDGSTREVPVEGSEKQEAALVRDILQEGGSSLVFVNSRRNAEAAARRLGGVSSNELTDDERAELATLADEIREDSDTETSTDLAACVEQGAAFHHAGLSSTQRTLVEDAFRDRLLKVISATPTLAAGVNTPARRVIVRDWRRFDPSAGGMAPLDVLEVHQMMGRAGRPGLDPYGEAVLLAKSHEESEELFDRYVWADPEPVRSKLAAEPALRTHVLATIASGFARTQDGLLEFLEATLYASQSSEAGRLETVTETVLQYLESNDFIERETPRASDGSSEISRERESDAAADAGAFTSAADLAEQQAARGDTELEATSLGHTVSRLYLDPMSAAEIVHGLERADERPTALGLYQLVSRTPDMYQLYLRSGEDETYGGLYYEREAELLGDTPSEFEDERFEDWLAALKTGKLLEDWASEDDEERLTGRYKIGPGDLRGKTDTAEWLLGAAESLAAEIDSEWTVAVREARARVEHGVGEELLELVSVGGVGRKRARRLYEAGIEQPADLRTADKGVVLGVLKGEKTAETILENAGREDPAMDGVEPTESAASADGGGKPNSGDDPSTADADDDDSQASLGDF, encoded by the coding sequence ATGAATATCGAGGAGCTGTCGGGGCTCCCAGCCGGTGCCCGCGAGCACTTCCGGAACGAGGGCATCGAGGAGCTCTACCCGCCACAGGCCGAGGCGGTCGAGCGCGGCGCGACCGACGGGGAGAACCTCGTCGCCGCCGTCCCCACCGCCAGCGGAAAGACCATGATCGCCGCGCTTTCGATGCTGTCGGCGGTCGAACGCGGCGGAAAGGCGCTCTACATCGTCCCCCTGCGAGCGCTCGCCAGCGAGAAAAAGGCCGAGTTCGAGGCCTACGAGGAGTTCGGCGCGACGACCGGCGTCACGACGGGGAACTACGAGAGCACCAGCGAGTGGCTCGCCACGAAGGATATTATCGTCGCGACCAGCGAGAAGGTCGACTCGCTCGTGCGAAACGGGGCCAACTGGCTCTCGGACCTCACCTGCGTCGTCAGCGACGAGGTCCACCTCATCGACGACCGGAATCGAGGGCCGACGCTCGAGGTGACCCTCGCCAAACTCCGGAAACTCAACCCGGGCATGCAGGTCGTCGCGCTCTCGGCAACGGTCGGGAACGCCGACGAAATCGCCGACTGGCTCGACGCCTCGCTCGTCGACACCGACTGGCGGCCGATCGACCTTCAGATGGGCGTCCACTACGGCAACGCCCTGAACTTCGACGACGGCTCGACGCGGGAGGTTCCCGTCGAGGGCAGCGAAAAGCAGGAGGCCGCGCTCGTCCGCGACATCCTCCAGGAGGGGGGTTCCTCGCTCGTCTTCGTCAACTCCCGGCGAAACGCCGAGGCCGCCGCGAGGCGGCTGGGTGGGGTCTCGAGTAACGAACTCACCGACGACGAGCGAGCCGAGTTGGCGACCCTCGCCGACGAGATTCGCGAGGACAGCGACACCGAGACGAGCACGGACCTAGCCGCGTGCGTCGAACAGGGCGCGGCGTTCCACCACGCCGGGCTCTCGAGCACGCAGCGAACGCTCGTCGAGGACGCCTTTCGCGACCGGCTGTTGAAGGTCATCTCGGCCACCCCCACGCTCGCCGCCGGCGTCAATACGCCGGCCCGACGCGTCATCGTCCGCGACTGGCGGCGATTCGACCCGAGCGCGGGCGGGATGGCACCGCTCGACGTTCTCGAAGTCCACCAGATGATGGGGCGGGCCGGCCGGCCCGGGCTCGACCCCTACGGCGAGGCCGTGTTGCTCGCCAAGAGCCACGAGGAAAGCGAGGAGCTATTCGACCGCTATGTCTGGGCCGATCCCGAACCCGTCCGCTCGAAACTGGCGGCCGAACCCGCCCTGCGGACCCATGTGCTCGCGACCATCGCCTCCGGCTTCGCGCGCACGCAAGACGGTCTCCTCGAGTTCCTCGAAGCGACGCTCTACGCGAGCCAGTCGAGCGAAGCGGGGCGACTCGAGACCGTAACGGAGACGGTCCTGCAGTATCTGGAATCGAACGACTTCATCGAGCGCGAGACGCCACGCGCCTCGGACGGCTCGAGCGAGATATCGCGAGAGCGCGAGAGCGACGCGGCCGCCGACGCCGGCGCGTTCACCTCCGCGGCCGACCTCGCCGAACAACAGGCCGCCCGGGGCGACACCGAACTCGAGGCGACCAGCCTCGGCCACACCGTCTCCCGACTCTACCTCGACCCCATGAGCGCCGCCGAGATCGTCCACGGGTTAGAGCGCGCCGACGAACGCCCGACTGCGCTCGGGCTCTACCAGCTCGTCTCGCGGACGCCCGACATGTACCAACTCTACTTGCGCTCGGGCGAGGACGAGACGTACGGCGGACTCTACTACGAGCGAGAGGCCGAACTGCTGGGCGACACGCCAAGCGAGTTCGAGGACGAACGCTTCGAGGACTGGCTGGCCGCGCTCAAGACGGGCAAACTGCTCGAGGACTGGGCCAGCGAGGACGACGAGGAACGGCTGACCGGTCGGTACAAGATCGGTCCCGGCGATCTTCGGGGAAAAACCGACACCGCCGAGTGGCTCCTCGGCGCGGCCGAGTCGCTGGCCGCGGAGATCGACAGCGAGTGGACCGTGGCCGTCCGCGAAGCCCGCGCACGCGTCGAACACGGCGTCGGCGAGGAACTGCTCGAGCTGGTATCGGTCGGCGGCGTCGGCCGCAAGCGCGCCCGGCGACTCTACGAGGCCGGTATCGAGCAGCCGGCCGACCTTCGCACCGCCGACAAGGGCGTCGTCCTCGGCGTGCTCAAAGGCGAGAAGACGGCAGAAACCATCCTCGAGAACGCCGGCCGAGAGGATCCGGCGATGGACGGCGTCGAACCGACCGAATCGGCGGCGAGCGCCGACGGAGGGGGAAAGCCGAACAGTGGAGACGACCCGTCGACTGCGGACGCGGACGACGACGACAGTCAGGCGAGTCTGGGTGATTTCTGA
- a CDS encoding poly-gamma-glutamate hydrolase family protein, with translation MEEELCQTERTTERGHSRRRVIAAGVGIVGTGVLAAGAQTQIVRSQDELPSGTGQQVYANSCEDVDHWGVTLEEANENWSARSDPSRYCSVPCTLTNTDELTIGQQIRVGSGEAGEFENAVYTVASEHEDDTLRLTASGLDRIGASESATATIGPRAVHPGYNTRQGGELNDEYVEYVVEGDDVIVIAPHGGYIEYGTDFQATRVAEAIDGTGWICSGFNEGGGAFTRWHSYSTEIHRRSFPGLDSLLDQRFGWGVAFHGYSNGEILVGGTADTEDKAIMRDAISEQLPERTVRIVERDATEYTGANPANVLNHLATVGQTIQIEQPTDVRQSDWALVADGVTEALEEIRT, from the coding sequence ATGGAAGAGGAATTATGTCAAACAGAACGAACGACGGAACGCGGCCATTCACGACGCCGAGTCATCGCAGCCGGTGTCGGAATCGTCGGGACCGGCGTTCTGGCGGCCGGCGCACAGACGCAGATCGTTCGCTCGCAGGACGAACTACCGAGCGGAACCGGCCAACAGGTGTACGCGAACAGCTGTGAGGACGTCGATCACTGGGGAGTCACGCTCGAGGAGGCCAACGAGAACTGGAGCGCGCGGTCGGATCCGAGCAGGTACTGTTCGGTTCCGTGTACGTTGACCAACACCGACGAGTTGACGATCGGCCAGCAGATCAGGGTGGGAAGCGGTGAAGCCGGCGAGTTCGAAAACGCGGTGTACACCGTCGCTTCGGAACACGAAGACGATACGCTTCGATTGACGGCGAGCGGTCTCGATCGGATCGGAGCGAGCGAGTCAGCGACAGCGACGATCGGTCCCCGGGCGGTCCATCCGGGCTACAATACCCGACAGGGTGGAGAACTGAACGACGAGTACGTCGAATACGTCGTCGAAGGCGACGACGTAATCGTGATCGCCCCGCACGGGGGCTACATCGAATACGGGACGGACTTTCAGGCCACTCGAGTCGCCGAAGCGATCGATGGAACGGGGTGGATCTGTTCGGGGTTCAACGAAGGCGGAGGTGCGTTTACCCGCTGGCACAGTTACTCCACGGAAATCCATCGGCGGTCGTTCCCCGGACTGGACTCGTTGCTCGATCAGCGCTTTGGCTGGGGCGTCGCCTTTCACGGCTACTCGAATGGAGAAATCCTCGTCGGCGGCACTGCTGACACGGAAGACAAGGCCATCATGAGGGACGCCATCTCCGAGCAGTTGCCCGAGCGAACGGTCAGGATAGTTGAACGTGACGCCACGGAGTACACCGGGGCGAATCCCGCGAACGTGCTCAATCACCTCGCAACGGTCGGACAGACGATCCAGATCGAGCAGCCGACCGACGTCAGGCAGTCCGACTGGGCGTTAGTAGCCGACGGCGTCACCGAAGCGCTCGAAGAGATCCGGACGTAA
- a CDS encoding ferredoxin — MRVEFDEDTCIGMYQCVAEWDAFEKDKAAGKATLEGSEAVEDGIFAREIPEDAELDAKFAARTCPVDAIRIYDDDGEQLIP, encoded by the coding sequence ATGAGAGTCGAGTTCGACGAAGACACGTGTATCGGAATGTACCAGTGTGTCGCCGAGTGGGACGCCTTCGAGAAGGACAAAGCGGCCGGGAAAGCGACCCTCGAGGGCAGCGAAGCGGTAGAGGACGGCATCTTCGCTCGCGAGATTCCCGAGGACGCGGAACTCGATGCGAAGTTCGCCGCCCGAACCTGTCCCGTCGACGCGATCAGGATCTACGACGACGACGGTGAGCAGTTGATTCCGTAA
- the mdh gene encoding malate dehydrogenase produces the protein MTKVSVVGAAGTVGAAAGYNIALRDIADELVLVDIPDKEDDTIGQAADTNHGAAYDSNTTIRQGGYEATEGSDVVVITAGIPRQPGQTRIDLAGDNAPIMEDIGSSIAEYNDDFITVTTSNPVDLLNRHLYETGDRAREQVIGFGGRLDSARFRYVISQRYDVPVQNVDATILGEHGDAQVPVFSKVRVNGRDLEFSDEEKDELLEELQTSAMNVIEKKGATEWGPATGVGHMVEAVLRDTGEVLPASVTLEGEYGHEETAFGVPAKLGSNGVEEVVEWDLTEFERNQLGEAAEKLSEQYDKIS, from the coding sequence ATGACGAAAGTTAGCGTGGTCGGCGCGGCCGGGACCGTCGGGGCCGCCGCAGGCTACAACATCGCGCTTCGGGACATCGCGGACGAACTCGTGCTCGTCGACATTCCGGACAAGGAAGACGACACGATCGGACAGGCTGCAGACACCAACCACGGCGCAGCCTACGACTCGAACACGACGATCCGACAGGGCGGCTACGAGGCGACCGAAGGGTCGGACGTCGTCGTCATCACGGCCGGCATTCCGCGCCAGCCGGGCCAGACCCGCATCGACCTCGCGGGCGACAACGCGCCGATCATGGAGGATATCGGCTCCTCGATCGCCGAGTACAACGACGACTTCATCACCGTGACGACGTCGAACCCGGTCGACCTGCTCAACCGTCACCTCTACGAAACGGGTGACCGCGCACGCGAGCAGGTCATCGGCTTCGGTGGTCGACTCGACTCCGCTCGGTTCCGCTACGTCATCTCCCAGCGCTACGACGTCCCCGTCCAGAACGTCGACGCGACCATCCTGGGGGAACACGGCGACGCCCAGGTCCCCGTGTTCTCGAAGGTCCGCGTCAACGGCCGGGACCTCGAGTTCAGCGACGAGGAGAAAGACGAACTGCTCGAGGAGCTGCAGACCTCGGCGATGAACGTCATCGAGAAGAAAGGGGCCACGGAGTGGGGGCCGGCCACCGGCGTCGGCCACATGGTCGAAGCCGTCCTGCGCGACACCGGCGAAGTGCTCCCCGCGAGCGTGACGCTCGAGGGCGAGTACGGCCACGAGGAAACCGCCTTCGGCGTCCCCGCCAAGCTCGGTTCCAATGGCGTCGAGGAGGTCGTCGAGTGGGATCTCACCGAATTCGAGCGCAACCAACTCGGCGAGGCCGCCGAAAAACTCTCCGAGCAGTACGACAAAATCAGCTGA
- a CDS encoding TIGR00725 family protein → MRVSVIGGGAISDEQATRAEAVGRELGARGHTVVCGGRGGTMEAVCRGAKAEDGTTLGILPGERPEDANEYVDHAIATGLGHARNALVPMNGDAVIALTGGVGTLSEIGFAGIYDRPVVGLETHDVSDLGIDLETVDTPEAAVDAVEAALERSD, encoded by the coding sequence ATGCGTGTCAGCGTTATCGGCGGCGGTGCGATCTCCGACGAGCAGGCGACTCGAGCCGAAGCCGTCGGTCGAGAACTCGGCGCTCGCGGCCACACGGTCGTCTGCGGCGGCCGCGGCGGGACGATGGAAGCCGTCTGTCGCGGTGCGAAGGCGGAGGATGGAACGACGCTCGGGATCCTTCCCGGCGAACGCCCCGAGGACGCAAACGAGTACGTCGACCACGCCATCGCAACCGGTCTCGGTCACGCGCGCAACGCGCTCGTCCCGATGAACGGCGACGCGGTCATCGCGCTCACCGGCGGCGTCGGCACGCTCTCCGAGATCGGGTTCGCCGGCATCTACGACCGGCCCGTCGTCGGGCTCGAGACGCACGACGTCTCCGATCTCGGGATCGATCTCGAGACGGTCGACACCCCCGAAGCGGCCGTCGACGCGGTCGAGGCGGCGCTCGAGCGCTCGGACTGA
- a CDS encoding Sjogren's syndrome/scleroderma autoantigen 1 family protein — MSDFDKEAEREKLREKYERDREERRTTQRMSDLLLKGATMTNAHCGTCGDPLFQQDDTTFCPSCHGNPDAVRGTDLEAQPAAESADEADSETASERTADREPSSRTAETESAATDGSSADAAKPDRQRSQPSDADTADDPQRSSTDTAAASPSRAVEPSPGQSPPQTDSAGRDIARRSAADDRRRASSSQPADGDLEASRASLRQALKKFASKAAATDDPRYAKDCLEAAREASETLETLR; from the coding sequence ATGAGCGACTTCGACAAGGAAGCCGAACGCGAGAAGCTTCGGGAGAAGTACGAGCGCGACCGGGAAGAGCGACGAACGACCCAGCGCATGAGCGATCTGTTGCTCAAGGGTGCGACGATGACGAACGCCCACTGCGGGACCTGTGGCGACCCGCTCTTCCAGCAGGACGACACCACGTTCTGTCCGAGCTGTCACGGCAACCCCGACGCCGTTCGCGGAACCGATCTCGAGGCCCAGCCGGCCGCGGAGTCGGCCGACGAGGCGGACTCCGAGACGGCGTCCGAACGCACCGCGGATCGCGAACCGTCGAGTCGAACCGCCGAGACCGAGTCCGCGGCGACCGATGGCAGCAGCGCCGACGCTGCAAAACCGGACCGTCAACGGAGCCAACCGTCCGACGCGGATACTGCGGACGACCCACAGCGCTCGAGCACGGACACGGCGGCAGCGTCCCCGTCGCGTGCTGTCGAACCGTCGCCCGGCCAGTCACCGCCACAGACCGACTCCGCTGGCCGCGACATCGCTCGCCGGTCGGCCGCTGACGATCGCCGTCGCGCATCGTCCTCGCAGCCTGCAGACGGCGACCTCGAGGCTTCCCGCGCCTCGCTCCGGCAGGCCCTGAAGAAGTTCGCGAGCAAAGCCGCTGCGACGGACGACCCGCGCTACGCGAAAGACTGTCTCGAGGCCGCTCGCGAGGCGAGCGAGACGCTCGAGACGCTGCGCTGA
- a CDS encoding phosphatase PAP2 family protein yields the protein MALAPVVIVTALAVCTGLTMTCALCVQPRQFRRTIGELDRRLLDVAPYLGAAALFFLLKRATHKYSLEISYALDWDITDELYAVEGEFVAYLQDIVPEATIGFFSAMYMFGFPFLLVTAPILYFLWSSQRHLKELLIAYLFNYLLGSICYTLFIAYGPRNHLSTVDGLMYSFYPETQELTSAVSANTDVFPSLHTSLSIVVLLFAWRSRRESPRWFPIASFVVTCVVFSTMYLGIHWLLDVVAGVALGVGSVLAAERVVARVEGDADRVSVPDEHEDGITSDVGD from the coding sequence ATGGCATTAGCACCTGTTGTGATCGTGACCGCCCTCGCCGTCTGTACCGGACTGACGATGACGTGTGCTCTCTGTGTCCAGCCCCGACAGTTTCGACGAACCATCGGTGAACTCGATCGTCGACTTCTGGATGTCGCGCCTTATCTCGGCGCTGCGGCGCTGTTCTTCCTGCTGAAGCGAGCAACGCATAAGTACAGTCTGGAGATCTCGTATGCGCTTGACTGGGACATTACCGACGAACTCTACGCCGTCGAAGGCGAGTTCGTCGCCTACCTTCAGGACATCGTTCCCGAGGCTACGATAGGTTTCTTCTCGGCGATGTACATGTTCGGGTTCCCGTTCCTCCTGGTGACCGCACCGATCCTCTATTTCCTGTGGTCGTCCCAGCGCCACCTCAAGGAGTTGCTCATCGCGTACCTCTTCAATTACCTGCTCGGTTCGATCTGTTACACGTTGTTTATCGCGTACGGACCCCGCAACCACCTGTCGACCGTCGATGGCTTGATGTACTCCTTCTATCCGGAGACCCAGGAACTCACGTCGGCGGTCTCTGCGAACACGGACGTGTTCCCGTCGCTTCACACGTCGCTGTCGATCGTCGTCTTGCTGTTTGCCTGGCGGTCGCGCCGGGAGTCCCCACGGTGGTTCCCGATTGCATCGTTCGTGGTCACCTGTGTCGTCTTCTCGACGATGTACCTCGGCATTCACTGGTTACTCGATGTCGTGGCAGGCGTCGCACTCGGGGTCGGATCCGTCCTCGCGGCCGAACGGGTCGTCGCCCGCGTGGAAGGCGATGCTGACCGGGTTTCCGTTCCCGACGAGCACGAGGACGGAATTACGTCGGACGTCGGCGACTGA
- a CDS encoding HTTM domain-containing protein, with product MGGELKPTRGQSDAETVRSLEARLESVRGRVRSRFEIDTRALATLRIALGLILFVDLLHRARHIGYFYTDDGVYPVAVYEATSILYDGHSIHGLSGELWFQQLLFAVAAVFAVALMLGYRTRLVAFVSLLLLVSLQVRNPLVLNGADRLLRVLLLVSILVPLGERWSIDALRRGTVRTTVVGFTTAAMLVQPVAVLTQNAVLKHGGETWYAGDALGIALANDVMTIHLGNHLGNYPALLELLNWIWVTLLAGSVVFLLMTTGRVRAVFALAYIGAFLGMLPTMAVGLFPLVLIAAVLPFLTTPFWDAAASLFPSHRWSNRLPTAAHLGPIGRPPVERRVLEALRRRGHESGTSFVVAYGRSLKTIVGIIFLVWILLFSASHATGMAVPDEIESNFPDEQRWGLYTPDPSESYSWYVVEAEMEDGSTLDVFTGGDVVHDRPPDAAQEYETFRHRKYMESVHSSASNDPNGMISEEYTDWLCETATDEHGDEVEKITVYRHIQQSPVDGEYEEPNYFTLIDQKC from the coding sequence ATGGGCGGAGAGCTAAAACCGACACGAGGCCAATCGGATGCCGAGACCGTTCGGTCTCTCGAAGCCCGACTCGAGTCGGTACGCGGAAGGGTTCGGTCGCGCTTCGAGATCGATACGCGCGCCCTCGCCACGCTCCGTATCGCACTCGGTCTGATCCTCTTCGTCGATCTGCTCCATCGGGCACGGCATATCGGGTACTTCTACACCGATGACGGCGTCTATCCGGTTGCCGTATACGAAGCGACGTCTATCCTCTACGACGGTCATTCGATTCACGGTCTCTCCGGCGAGCTGTGGTTTCAGCAGTTGTTGTTCGCGGTCGCCGCGGTGTTTGCGGTCGCGCTGATGCTGGGATATCGAACGCGGCTGGTCGCGTTCGTCTCGCTGTTGTTGCTGGTGTCGTTACAGGTGCGAAACCCGCTGGTCCTCAACGGTGCAGACCGGTTGCTCCGAGTCCTCCTGTTGGTTTCGATCCTGGTTCCGCTCGGGGAACGATGGTCGATCGACGCACTCCGTCGTGGCACGGTGCGGACTACCGTGGTCGGGTTTACGACCGCCGCCATGCTCGTTCAACCGGTCGCTGTCCTGACCCAGAACGCGGTTCTCAAACACGGCGGGGAGACCTGGTACGCCGGCGACGCGCTCGGAATCGCCCTTGCGAACGACGTGATGACGATCCACCTCGGCAACCACCTCGGCAATTACCCAGCGCTCCTGGAGCTTCTCAACTGGATCTGGGTGACCTTACTGGCCGGTTCGGTCGTGTTTCTCCTGATGACCACCGGGCGGGTGCGAGCGGTCTTCGCCCTCGCGTACATCGGTGCGTTCCTCGGAATGCTACCGACGATGGCCGTCGGGCTGTTTCCACTCGTTTTGATCGCAGCGGTCCTTCCGTTCCTCACGACTCCCTTTTGGGACGCGGCCGCGTCGCTGTTCCCGTCTCACCGATGGAGCAACCGACTCCCGACTGCAGCACACCTCGGCCCGATCGGCCGGCCGCCCGTAGAACGGCGCGTGCTCGAGGCCCTTCGTCGTCGGGGTCACGAATCGGGTACCTCGTTCGTTGTCGCGTACGGCCGGTCGCTGAAGACCATCGTCGGTATCATCTTTCTCGTCTGGATCCTGCTATTTAGTGCGAGTCACGCCACCGGGATGGCCGTCCCGGACGAGATCGAATCGAACTTCCCCGACGAACAACGATGGGGGCTGTACACTCCCGATCCGTCCGAGTCGTACAGCTGGTACGTCGTCGAAGCGGAGATGGAAGACGGATCGACCCTCGACGTCTTCACCGGCGGCGATGTCGTACACGATCGACCGCCGGACGCCGCACAGGAGTACGAGACGTTCCGCCACCGGAAGTACATGGAGTCGGTCCACAGCTCCGCGAGCAACGATCCGAACGGGATGATCTCCGAAGAGTACACCGACTGGCTCTGCGAGACGGCGACGGACGAACACGGCGACGAGGTCGAGAAGATAACGGTCTATCGACACATCCAACAGAGCCCGGTCGACGGTGAGTACGAGGAACCGAATTATTTCACGCTCATCGACCAGAAGTGTTGA